In the Leptotrichia sp. oral taxon 212 genome, one interval contains:
- a CDS encoding 4Fe-4S single cluster domain-containing protein, with amino-acid sequence MPKIQNFSKEVYVLGPGKRFVIWYQGCLKNCRNCINQDGRKLEGGIFYSNNQLFELIMNEKELTGVTLSGGEPFIQFDEVFELIKAIKENTDLDIIIYTGYKLNELIKKYGNEFCEYIDILIDGEYIEELDHGEELRGSSNQKIHFLSNKYKKAVLKLEESQKREIQFDILGNNELFMIGIPPKGFYEKLLKELKKEII; translated from the coding sequence ATGCCTAAAATTCAAAATTTTTCTAAAGAAGTGTATGTTTTAGGACCAGGAAAAAGATTTGTAATATGGTATCAAGGATGTTTGAAAAACTGTAGAAATTGTATCAATCAAGATGGAAGAAAATTAGAAGGAGGAATTTTCTATTCAAATAATCAATTATTCGAATTAATTATGAACGAAAAAGAATTAACAGGTGTAACTTTAAGTGGAGGAGAACCTTTTATACAATTTGATGAAGTATTTGAACTAATAAAAGCAATTAAGGAAAATACAGATTTAGATATAATAATTTATACTGGATACAAATTGAATGAGTTAATTAAAAAATATGGAAATGAATTTTGTGAATATATAGATATTCTAATAGACGGAGAATATATCGAAGAATTAGATCATGGAGAAGAATTAAGAGGAAGTAGTAATCAGAAGATACATTTTTTATCTAATAAATATAAAAAGGCAGTACTAAAATTAGAAGAAAGTCAAAAAAGAGAAATTCAATTTGATATTTTAGGAAATAATGAATTATTTATGATAGGAATACCTCCAAAAGGATTTTATGAGAAATTATTAAAAGAATTAAAGAAGGAGATTATATAA
- a CDS encoding beta-ketoacyl-ACP synthase III: protein MKVGILGTGSYAPEKILTNDDLAKMVDTNDEWISTRTGIKERRIASDDEATSDFAYKAALNAIDNAGIDKNEIELVIVATMTADHFTPSTAALVQDKLGIKAAAFDLSAACTGFIYAFTTGYSFIQAGIYKKVLVIGAETMSRVIDWTDRGTCILFGDGAGAVVLGETETGGFISSHLVADGSGACELLVPAGGSRTPASHETLDNKDVYLKMNGREIFKFAVKVFPETVEDILEQANITADDVDLFVPHQANIRIIESISKRFKQPMEKFYVNLHKYGNTSGASVPLALDEANREGRLKKGDKVVIVGFGGGLTYGSILFEWSK from the coding sequence ATGAAAGTAGGAATATTGGGAACGGGGTCTTATGCACCTGAAAAAATTCTGACAAATGATGATTTGGCAAAAATGGTTGATACAAATGATGAGTGGATAAGCACAAGAACTGGAATAAAAGAAAGAAGAATAGCTTCTGATGATGAAGCGACTTCGGATTTTGCCTACAAAGCGGCTTTGAATGCAATAGATAATGCAGGAATTGATAAAAATGAGATAGAACTGGTAATTGTGGCGACAATGACTGCGGATCATTTTACTCCGTCGACAGCTGCACTTGTACAGGATAAACTTGGAATTAAAGCTGCTGCATTTGATCTTTCGGCAGCATGTACAGGATTTATATATGCCTTTACGACAGGTTACAGTTTCATTCAGGCAGGAATATATAAAAAAGTACTTGTAATCGGAGCTGAAACTATGTCCAGAGTTATAGACTGGACAGACAGGGGAACGTGTATCCTTTTTGGAGATGGAGCAGGGGCAGTTGTTTTAGGAGAAACAGAAACAGGAGGATTTATTTCAAGCCATCTTGTTGCTGACGGTTCAGGAGCATGCGAACTTCTTGTTCCGGCCGGAGGATCCAGAACACCTGCAAGTCATGAAACATTAGATAATAAAGATGTATACTTAAAAATGAACGGAAGGGAAATTTTTAAATTTGCAGTTAAGGTATTCCCTGAAACAGTTGAAGATATACTGGAACAGGCAAATATTACTGCAGATGATGTTGATTTATTTGTTCCTCATCAGGCAAACATAAGAATAATAGAATCAATATCTAAAAGATTCAAACAGCCAATGGAAAAATTCTATGTCAATCTGCACAAATACGGTAATACTTCAGGAGCATCAGTTCCTCTGGCTCTGGATGAAGCCAACAG
- a CDS encoding metallophosphoesterase, which translates to MKVKIQKISEKNYEKIFIMTDIHGRYDLFEKIFGEINFTKNDLLIILGDSCDRGEYTYEMYRKYINLQNEGYKVIHLIGNHEDTILKSRNDLNHKANWMFNGGERTVYSFFCHQNKFEEIIDYWEEFYKEKWLFDFFEEMPHIVESENCIFVHAGIDFSKSLENQDETYVVWTRDDWYMKNNTGKIVFYGHTPQNEVTSYNNCFNLDSGAFHTDIMNCFELKTKTLYRLKNDSIGIQKINIEEISEK; encoded by the coding sequence ATGAAAGTGAAAATTCAGAAAATAAGTGAGAAGAATTATGAAAAAATATTTATTATGACAGATATTCACGGAAGATACGATCTTTTTGAAAAAATATTTGGTGAAATTAACTTTACAAAAAATGATTTGCTAATTATTTTAGGAGACAGCTGCGACAGAGGAGAATATACATATGAAATGTATAGAAAATACATTAATTTGCAGAATGAAGGATATAAAGTAATTCATTTGATAGGAAATCATGAAGATACAATCTTAAAATCCAGAAATGATTTGAATCATAAGGCAAACTGGATGTTTAATGGTGGTGAAAGAACGGTATATTCTTTTTTCTGTCATCAGAACAAATTCGAGGAAATTATAGATTACTGGGAAGAATTTTATAAAGAAAAATGGCTTTTTGACTTTTTTGAAGAAATGCCTCACATCGTGGAAAGTGAAAATTGTATATTTGTTCATGCAGGGATAGATTTTTCAAAATCTCTGGAAAATCAGGATGAAACATATGTAGTCTGGACTAGAGATGACTGGTACATGAAAAATAATACAGGAAAAATAGTGTTTTATGGACATACTCCACAAAATGAAGTAACCAGTTATAATAACTGTTTTAATCTGGATTCAGGAGCATTCCATACAGATATTATGAACTGTTTTGAACTTAAAACAAAGACATTATATAGATTGAAAAATGACAGTATTGGAATACAGAAAATAAATATTGAAGAAATATCAGAAAAATAG
- a CDS encoding YcjF family protein codes for MEEKRNEAVAEAEVVEILKNSVDASTGEISYSEYESKKNINKEKVNIIVAGKTGVGKSSLINYIFGKEVAKVGNGEPVTQEIQEYNLENDNITLFDTKGIEAKDYEKTLDNIKKYLELRQDSPDENDDIHIAWLCISERGDRVEEADRELLKILSEAGIPVIGVFTKRESKRESDFVNKVIEDNLLPETKAVVRVRSITEEVEIEDNLVELKPKGAEELLEETYKYMSEGRKNAIKKAQTAVLKDRIEAMSKEADVLTNWYASGAGAIGATPLPFADSLALAALQTKMIIDINTIYRVDAGTHTFTDIAAALISVTGVAQIGKLAAGLLKIIPVIGWTANAGVAAGITKGIGFGYSEYLKNNINKETGEIKLDLEDLKQNFMKFFNQFKDMI; via the coding sequence ATGGAAGAAAAAAGAAATGAAGCAGTGGCAGAAGCAGAGGTAGTGGAAATACTAAAAAACTCAGTAGATGCTTCAACAGGAGAAATAAGTTACAGTGAATATGAATCAAAAAAGAATATTAATAAGGAAAAGGTAAATATTATTGTCGCAGGAAAGACAGGTGTAGGAAAAAGCTCACTTATAAACTATATTTTTGGTAAGGAAGTTGCAAAAGTTGGAAATGGTGAGCCTGTAACACAGGAAATACAGGAATATAATCTTGAAAATGATAATATTACGCTTTTTGACACAAAAGGAATAGAAGCAAAAGATTATGAAAAAACATTGGATAATATAAAGAAATATTTGGAATTAAGACAGGATTCACCAGATGAAAATGACGATATTCATATTGCATGGCTATGTATAAGTGAAAGAGGAGACAGGGTAGAAGAAGCTGACAGAGAACTCTTAAAAATTTTAAGTGAGGCAGGAATACCGGTAATAGGAGTATTTACAAAAAGGGAGTCTAAAAGGGAATCTGATTTTGTGAATAAAGTGATAGAGGATAATCTTCTTCCTGAAACAAAAGCAGTCGTAAGAGTAAGAAGTATAACGGAAGAAGTGGAAATAGAAGATAATCTGGTAGAATTAAAGCCTAAAGGTGCAGAAGAACTTCTTGAAGAAACATACAAATACATGTCTGAAGGAAGAAAAAATGCAATTAAAAAGGCACAGACAGCTGTTCTGAAAGACAGAATAGAAGCAATGTCAAAAGAAGCGGACGTACTGACTAACTGGTATGCATCCGGTGCAGGTGCAATAGGTGCAACTCCGTTACCGTTTGCAGATTCCCTTGCATTAGCGGCACTGCAGACTAAAATGATTATAGACATAAATACGATATACAGGGTAGATGCAGGAACACATACATTTACAGATATAGCGGCGGCATTAATAAGTGTTACAGGTGTGGCACAGATTGGAAAACTTGCGGCAGGTCTGCTTAAAATTATTCCTGTTATAGGATGGACTGCCAATGCAGGAGTAGCTGCAGGAATCACTAAAGGAATAGGATTTGGTTATTCAGAGTATTTAAAAAACAATATAAATAAGGAAACAGGAGAAATAAAACTGGATTTAGAAGATTTGAAACAGAATTTTATGAAATTTTTCAACCAGTTTAAAGATATGATTTAA
- a CDS encoding AAA family ATPase, with the protein MIKHRLIDPLKKELEKGKNVIFFHGMKENENYFYDYIRGMLNSKDTFKIASLSSKEENILFSNKYIDINSKSVNVFEKVDNEITDITEEFFNQEQPEDDFDDIEDEENKGNSRESKEIENTGSLFENRLKLVEEKIKEKKEKYFIFIDELEWLANLYSSNPKDSALDYVKYIKDWSKIKDVKVIIKIANIDLIKDFDFDLENNSIFIGNPSGEEIQRMYLRKFLSQTELENQRLSHIVSELKDISFAVSSSNNTLKSADRIYDNIVKQNSNYQIDKKDFEIATEKIIEEKVNLDDVILNDKTKNEILGAVDNFLNDKEGKTSRKGLILTGPPGTGKTFLVKAIANERNCYFLSPSLADLKGEYVGHTSAKVKRIFEKARANEPAILFIDEADTIFTSRNDAGGIGSDSFNLDMVNQFLVEIDGMTTGKQKVFVIAATNRVEAIDSAIKSRLSETITIGLPGFEERKEIFHKKLLKYNFSFREKSFQYEICKKTENMSGRDIDNFVKKLYEIVNNEFGEKDLSSFGDDERTKNLFYRILKNQEKELANELMRKIPVEILDPEEIRTNLSDIIGYEKIKRDINLTLKYLSDTNEERSRRKSFEIENQYGILFYGPPGNAKTKLTEAIAKEHNLYYMKVLSKDFVSNRNGNILSNIQLIFNESKRLSKMTKEKRGVLLFFDEVDSLAGPQLDSVVRGTLLYYLSNDKDGIRADDSKVVLMAATNVIDELDEATIRKGRIDKKIEMLNPTEKDGKKIISTIFSRDNYIAKVDNKVINRIYEKIVENKNKDNKKQFEINKKMLKIKDAEYINELPSGSDLSNTCKELKNIAFNMNSFENEKIVINDLVITEVFGDEDEK; encoded by the coding sequence ATGATAAAACATAGATTAATTGATCCTTTAAAGAAAGAGTTGGAAAAAGGAAAAAATGTAATCTTCTTTCATGGAATGAAAGAAAATGAAAATTATTTTTATGATTATATAAGAGGAATGTTGAATTCAAAAGATACATTTAAAATAGCATCTTTAAGTTCAAAAGAAGAAAATATACTATTTTCAAATAAATATATAGATATTAATTCAAAAAGTGTAAATGTTTTTGAAAAGGTAGATAATGAAATTACAGATATAACAGAAGAATTTTTTAATCAAGAACAACCAGAAGATGATTTTGATGACATTGAAGATGAAGAAAATAAAGGAAATTCAAGAGAATCGAAAGAAATAGAAAATACGGGTTCTTTATTTGAGAATAGATTGAAATTAGTAGAAGAAAAAATAAAAGAAAAGAAAGAAAAATATTTTATTTTTATAGATGAATTAGAATGGTTAGCTAATTTATATTCTTCAAACCCTAAAGATAGTGCTCTTGATTATGTTAAATATATAAAAGATTGGTCGAAAATTAAAGATGTAAAAGTAATAATAAAGATTGCCAATATAGATTTAATTAAAGATTTTGATTTTGACTTGGAAAATAATTCAATTTTTATAGGAAATCCTTCAGGAGAAGAAATACAGAGAATGTACTTAAGAAAATTTCTTTCGCAGACAGAATTAGAAAATCAGAGATTATCACATATTGTTAGTGAATTAAAAGATATTTCATTTGCTGTTTCATCAAGTAATAACACTTTGAAATCTGCCGATAGAATTTATGACAACATTGTAAAACAGAATTCAAACTATCAAATAGATAAAAAAGATTTTGAAATAGCAACAGAAAAAATAATAGAAGAGAAAGTAAATTTAGATGATGTAATATTAAATGATAAAACTAAAAATGAAATTTTAGGTGCAGTAGACAACTTTTTAAATGATAAAGAAGGAAAAACTTCACGAAAAGGACTGATATTAACAGGCCCTCCAGGTACAGGAAAAACATTTTTAGTTAAAGCTATTGCAAATGAAAGAAATTGTTATTTTCTATCTCCATCTTTAGCTGATTTAAAAGGAGAGTATGTCGGACATACAAGTGCTAAAGTAAAAAGAATTTTTGAAAAAGCAAGAGCAAATGAACCTGCTATATTATTTATTGATGAAGCAGATACTATTTTTACAAGTAGAAATGATGCAGGAGGAATTGGATCGGATAGTTTTAATTTAGATATGGTAAATCAATTTTTAGTAGAAATAGATGGGATGACAACAGGAAAACAAAAAGTTTTTGTAATTGCCGCTACGAATAGAGTAGAAGCGATTGACTCAGCAATTAAAAGCAGATTGTCAGAAACAATAACTATTGGGCTACCTGGATTTGAAGAAAGAAAAGAAATTTTTCATAAAAAGTTATTGAAATATAATTTTTCATTCAGAGAAAAAAGTTTTCAATATGAAATCTGTAAAAAAACAGAAAATATGTCAGGAAGAGACATAGATAATTTTGTAAAAAAATTATATGAGATAGTAAACAATGAATTTGGAGAAAAAGATTTAAGTTCATTTGGAGATGATGAAAGAACAAAAAATTTATTTTACAGAATATTAAAAAATCAGGAAAAAGAATTAGCAAATGAACTTATGAGAAAAATACCTGTAGAAATTTTAGATCCAGAAGAAATAAGAACAAATTTATCTGATATTATAGGATATGAGAAAATAAAAAGAGATATTAATTTAACTTTGAAATATTTAAGCGATACTAACGAAGAGAGAAGTAGAAGAAAAAGTTTTGAAATAGAAAATCAATATGGAATATTGTTTTATGGACCTCCAGGAAATGCAAAAACAAAATTAACAGAAGCGATTGCTAAAGAGCATAATTTATACTATATGAAAGTTTTAAGTAAAGATTTTGTATCTAATAGAAATGGAAATATTTTAAGTAATATTCAGTTAATATTTAATGAAAGTAAAAGATTATCTAAAATGACAAAAGAAAAAAGAGGAGTACTTTTATTTTTTGATGAAGTTGATTCTTTAGCAGGTCCTCAATTAGATTCTGTTGTAAGAGGAACATTATTGTATTACTTATCTAATGATAAAGATGGAATAAGGGCAGATGATTCAAAGGTTGTATTAATGGCTGCAACGAACGTTATTGATGAATTGGATGAGGCAACGATTCGTAAAGGAAGAATAGATAAAAAAATAGAAATGCTAAATCCAACAGAGAAAGATGGTAAAAAAATAATAAGTACTATTTTTTCTAGAGATAATTATATAGCTAAAGTTGATAACAAAGTAATAAATAGAATATATGAAAAAATTGTAGAAAATAAAAATAAAGATAATAAAAAACAATTTGAAATTAATAAAAAAATGTTGAAAATAAAAGATGCTGAATATATTAATGAATTACCTTCAGGTTCTGATTTATCTAATACTTGTAAAGAATTAAAAAATATAGCTTTTAATATGAACAGTTTTGAAAATGAAAAAATTGTTATTAATGATTTGGTCATAACTGAAGTATTTGGAGATGAAGATGAAAAATAA
- the rpmF gene encoding 50S ribosomal protein L32: protein MAVPKKRTSKAKRNMRRAHDSIKAPNIIVEADGTVRRPHRLNLDTGVYRGRQVLQPATDESTADAE from the coding sequence ATGGCAGTACCTAAGAAAAGAACGTCCAAAGCAAAAAGAAATATGAGAAGAGCACACGATTCAATCAAAGCACCTAATATAATCGTTGAAGCTGATGGAACTGTGAGAAGACCTCATAGATTAAATTTAGATACAGGTGTATACAGAGGTAGACAAGTTTTACAACCTGCTACAGATGAAAGTACAGCTGATGCTGAATAA